A genomic stretch from Sphingobacterium sp. ML3W includes:
- a CDS encoding efflux transporter outer membrane subunit, with protein sequence MASQTNKYWVVGVLLSAAMTGCKVPKATQIQENKQVPQQFAEALAQDTTNSANMKWRDFFSDPNLVALIDTALKNNQELNVTLQELAIAKNDILLRKGALKPSVGLRAGGGVEKVGRYTSQGAGDASTEIAPGKEMPDPLSDLKIGAYASWEIDVWKKLKDSEQAALNRYLATVEGKNFVLSSLIAEVARSYYELLALDNQLTIIKQNIELQDNALEVIKLQKQAARVTELAVQKFQAEVLKTKGMEFETRQQIKETENRINFLLGRFPQEIKRDKSSFVDMVPAKVQTGIPSQLLSNRPDIREAEYELAAAKLDVQIARKEFYPSLEISAALGLQAFKPSYLFKMPESMLYNIIGELAAPLLNKNGLKAEFNTANSKQIQAVYNYEKAILNAYLEVSTQLSNIENLGKSYDFKTKEVEVLNNSVTVSDDLFKSARADYMEVLMTQRDVLDSKLELIETKKQQLNAVVNIYKDLGGGWK encoded by the coding sequence ATGGCTAGTCAAACAAATAAATATTGGGTAGTAGGGGTTTTGCTGTCCGCAGCAATGACAGGCTGTAAGGTTCCTAAAGCGACTCAGATTCAGGAAAACAAGCAAGTGCCACAGCAATTTGCTGAAGCACTTGCACAGGACACAACGAATTCGGCCAATATGAAGTGGCGTGATTTTTTTAGTGATCCTAATTTAGTTGCTTTAATTGATACTGCATTAAAAAATAACCAGGAGCTGAATGTGACCTTGCAAGAATTGGCTATTGCCAAGAATGATATTTTACTGCGAAAAGGTGCATTGAAACCGAGTGTGGGTTTACGTGCCGGTGGCGGTGTGGAGAAGGTCGGGCGCTATACAAGCCAGGGAGCTGGGGATGCCAGCACGGAGATCGCACCAGGGAAGGAAATGCCCGATCCACTGAGTGATCTAAAGATAGGTGCCTATGCAAGCTGGGAAATCGACGTCTGGAAAAAACTAAAAGATTCTGAACAGGCGGCATTGAACAGGTATCTCGCTACGGTGGAAGGTAAAAACTTTGTTCTGAGCAGTCTTATCGCTGAGGTTGCGCGATCTTACTATGAATTGTTGGCTTTGGATAACCAGCTAACGATTATCAAACAGAATATCGAGTTGCAGGACAATGCACTGGAGGTCATAAAACTACAGAAGCAGGCGGCGCGCGTGACAGAACTTGCTGTTCAAAAATTCCAGGCAGAAGTGTTAAAAACCAAAGGAATGGAATTTGAGACACGCCAGCAGATTAAGGAAACTGAAAACCGAATTAATTTCCTTTTAGGACGTTTTCCACAGGAAATCAAACGTGATAAAAGTAGCTTCGTGGATATGGTACCTGCGAAAGTACAAACGGGGATACCGAGTCAACTCCTGAGCAATAGACCTGATATCCGTGAGGCTGAATATGAACTTGCTGCTGCAAAATTGGATGTACAGATTGCGCGGAAGGAATTCTATCCTTCCTTGGAAATATCGGCTGCGCTGGGTTTGCAAGCTTTTAAGCCATCCTATTTGTTTAAAATGCCCGAATCGATGTTGTACAACATAATAGGAGAGTTGGCAGCTCCGCTATTAAACAAAAATGGATTGAAAGCGGAGTTCAATACCGCAAATTCGAAGCAGATACAGGCAGTCTATAATTATGAGAAGGCAATTTTAAATGCCTATTTGGAAGTGTCTACCCAACTGTCTAATATCGAAAACCTTGGCAAGAGTTATGATTTCAAAACCAAGGAAGTTGAAGTGCTCAATAATTCTGTGACGGTATCAGACGATCTGTTTAAGTCGGCACGTGCTGATTATATGGAAGTGCTGATGACACAACGCGATGTATTGGATTCAAAACTTGAATTGATAGAAACTAAGAAGCAACAGCTTAATGCGGTTGTTAATATCTACAAAGATTTGGGAGGAGGCTGGAAATAA